Within the Salvia hispanica cultivar TCC Black 2014 chromosome 4, UniMelb_Shisp_WGS_1.0, whole genome shotgun sequence genome, the region ttatatgtgtgtgcaGTTGATATGatatggcttgtacgtgtagttgacatgacttgtacgtgtagttgacatggtttgaaagtgtagttgacatggcttataattattgttgacatagcttgtagtgtagttgacatggcttgaaagtgtagttgacatgacatataattgttgacatgacttttacgtgtagttgacatgacttgaaagTGTAGCTGACATATTACTTACTTTCAGAAACATCGCAGAGCTTCCACCAACATACACAAAATCTATTAGTCAATTAACACATTGCAAGCCATAGGAGTCGGAATCGTGCTCGGCACGATCTACATCAACATCGGATTAGACAAATCGGGGATCGAGAAGCGATTAGGTCTCTTCGTGTACACACTCACCTTCCTCCTCTCCTCCACCACCGAAACCCTCCCGATCTTCATCAACGAGCGACCAATCCTCCTCCGAGAAGCCTCCAGCGGCGTCTACCGCCTCTCTTCCTACCAATCCGTCTTTCAGATTTTCCTCTTCATTCGTCATTTAGATCAGCGAGATTTTGAATGCTTacgttttgaattttgaagatcaGCGAGATTTTGCagatgaagatttgaagattttggaAGAGAGATTTTAgagaaattttagaaattggtTTGAAATCAGTTTGGATGTTTCAcgctttttttattaaagaaattacaattttacccccttgttgacataatgttgtatttgttgacattttgtttagcttgtggattagtggcccatattgcatctcatttctcaatttagctaaataatctcaacctaacaagaccctatatatatatatttagggatgtactaagatgacaaccctctttattgtaacaccataccaccattttaggccattagatctgaaaatcgtgtgcttgtcatgctgccacgtgtaaaaacacggaggggtaaaataggaaatttctaattttacgttaccagattgcagtgctgttcattgaatattgcagtcttaccacaacaatattgcagtttaccacgattgcaatatctaatacagtagactgcaaacccgtgttttttcacgaaacataatcctaggcgtccataaatgagatctaacggactatattggtggtatggtgttatcctatctatggtggcaccatagtgcacccctatatatatatatatatagggttttgatctatgaagaccagatttaaatacagaaacacagaacaaagtcatacgtagggcatttttaggtcatagttagtttatttttatgtcatgctaacaaagcatgacctaaaatgatcttaacatgacataaacccaaatcttataatatgacctaaaactacttaattatgaccttccgtgttttgggttaattattgaccattagatcatctaatcctaaggccaagatttgggctgaatttttggatttaaatgtattcttattttgatcatcacTATGGTGCCACTatagataggataacaccataccaccaatatagtccgttagatctcatttatggacgcctaggattatgtttcgtgaaaaaacacgggtttgcagtctactgtattagatattgcagtctactgtattagatatgcagtcgtggtaaactgcgatattgttgtggtaagactgcaatattcaatgaacatcactgcaatctggtaacgtaaaattagaaatttcctattttacccctccgtgtttttacacgtggcagcatgacaaaCACACGATTTTCAaatccaatggcctaaaatggtggtatggtgttacaataaagagggttgtcatcttaatacatccctatatatatatatatatatatatatatatatataggggagcactagggtgcccccttatttagagtcacaacgtacatccaatctggtgctgccatgtggcacaaaacatgcaatattttaaacacaaaaatgcaatctagttgtacatgcattttcgcagattgcatttttgttgtatgtaaattgcattttatagtgttgagttttgcattttcacataaattgcattttttattgttaagttttgcattttcacatataaaaatgcaatccgtctatatataaaatgcaatttaaacagtcaatatctaaaatgcaaaacttaacaataaaaaatgcaatctgcatataacaaaaatgcaatctgccgaaattcatttatagcttctacaaatgcgtattgcatttttctgtgtacaatattgcatttttcgtgccatgtggcagcacgtggttggatgtacgttgtaactttaaaattagttgttatactagtacacccctatagggatgtattcaaatgcttttcatatcttttgtcctttttccttcttaatcctagccccacgattttgtcatctgacggttagattaatgccacatgtcatttaataatgcacattttcattctaataatgcacagcggctaataatgcaacattatagactaataatgcattgatcacaaccatccaattcaaggatccaagggctgagattaagaaggaaataggacacttagggtgcaaaggagcctaacacacccctatatatatatatatatatatagagagagagagagagagtcctattaaccacaactccactcttaaagaccgaactagagaccgaATCTTGACCACATAATCTTGAATTTGATGGAATAGATTAGATAATCAAAGGTTAATTTTCGCACTTCATTATATACTCAATTTACTACAACTCGGGGgcatttttgtaatttcataattagggtaaaaatttaaaaatttaccaCATTTCCTCTCACGCGTTTTTCGCCGCGATTTCTTCTCTCCTCTCAAAACTTCTCTCAAAAGATagttcatcttcatcttccatcGATCATCGATCATCGCCGGCAATATACTCGGAAAACTTCACAGAAAACTTCTACCGGCAATAAGTTCAACATTTAATCGGTAGATTAAGTTGCAAAATGGTCGATACTCGGAAAACTTCTACCGAAACTTCTGGACGCCAGTTGAGTTCTGGCCACATTTCTGATGAAGGTAATACAATTTGAAGCTTTGAAAACTTCTTactcttaatttaattcatctaTTTCCTAACCTAGATTCTTATTTTCGTCAAAATAGTAAGGAAATATAGTCGCAAGCAGCCGGCTAAATCAGAGACGATCAAAAAGTCAAANNNNNNNNNNNNNNNNNNNNNNNNNNNNNNNNNNNNNNNNNNNNNNNNNNNNNNNNNNNNNNNNNNNNNNNNNNNNNNNNNNNNNNNNNNNNNNNNNNNNGGACCACCCAACGACAAAatcctgcgtccgccactgagTAATATCatacatatacataaaatttgcACTAGATTAATTATtaccttattaaattattttaattttagaatttatgcATATGATATGATTGTTAATTTAATGTCGGTGGATGTAGAGCCATTGAAACAAATAGCGGGTACTGTGTACCtgataatttttgaattatcttcaattaataaattaggaTGTGATTCccttttcaaaatcaaagaaaatagaaaggCCCAACATAAAAAACctatgtattaatttattaagaaaTGAGTAGCTATGCTATATCTTCTCTCACGTGTATCTCATGTATTTATCAATTGAAATTGGCAACATTCTGTGTGTCTTCGTCAATCATCACTGCACCAAAATGTGaaatttccttcttaatcgtGTAGCTTCAGCCCAATCAATTTTCGAATTGCGCGTTGCGAGTTCATATGGTTGATAGCTAGCTAGAGTTCGAGCTTTCAGTTTTCAGTTCGAATTTTCGATAAAACCAAACTGAAtcagaatattaaatttcctaaaaaaatgaaccgaactaaattgaaattcaaataaaaccaaatttgaaaactcCAAACTGAACAACAAAAACtgaatcaaactaaaattagtactataacaatatccaaaaaattaaaattctaaaagtattttgatcataatattcaatttttggatgtttttatattcattcCTATCAATAACAAGACTTTTTGAGATGTCATTATAAGAAAACGGGTacataatatttaaatcataacaaaaaaaatctcttttGCAACCAATAGCaggtaaaaagtaaaaacccAATTCATGATGGGAAAAAATAACTAgagttcaagaaaaataattatgccatatttacctttttttttcataaaattgtaCTTCTCTAATGGGAaggtattttgaatttttgagaatgtatcatatttttcaaaattgtgaaGATATATTTTTACCTCTCCTCAACACATATGAAGTACCTTTTTGCATTTACATACTTTCCTTATAGCATCAAATGATACATCTTCTCAATTTATCTTTCCCCCTTAGAGATGTTCTTTAAAAAGGTAAGTtgtaacaccccgactttTTGCTACCTTTTATGTATTCTTGAAGGGACATTGTTTGTGCAtctgaataatttttttgcctttgtttcttttatggAGAGAATGATTTTGCAATTTGGGCTTAAACAATTATTCTTTTGCAAGtccaattatatttcttaaagaAGCCCACTTATTCTTTTTTAGCCtcaattcatttaattatttttcttcaaattagCTTTACCTAAATCTGCCTTTTATTTCACAAGTCTGTTTCCACAAAATCTGCACTCTCTAAAAACATGGAACAGAATTCAGATTCATATACATGTACACGTCTACCTCAATCACACGATCTCTCTCCACTTTTCAATTTCAGAGAAACCATGTTTTCTACTATATTATGCTCTACAGTTACAAGCGTTACTCTCCCCTCCTGCACGATCAAAATTTCCATTTACCCCATGTTCCAAACGGCAGTTTCATATGCCATTCTATACTCCCTAATCTGCTCCATAACTGAGAGGAAACACCCGAGTGAAAGCAGAGAGTTACGTGGATCGAAAATCAGCAGGGATGGATGACGACATTGCTTGATTACTCGGCGAATCCCGAAGAGCAGCAGGCGACGGACTATTGCAGTGAGCAGCAGGCAAGGGTGAGCAGCACCAGTTTGATGTGGCGACCTTCCCTCGAATCAGACCAAGGCAGATCGGTGAACTCCGAGGGCTGGAATGGCAGCACTGCGGTGGAGCCGTCGGCGGCGCTGAAACGCCATAAGAGAAGAAGGGGTTTACTCgatttataattttcgaaTTGAGAGAGTTTGGGGCTTACCGATCAGGAGGTGGCAGCGGCGAgtttgagagagagatatgATAGGAATTTGGAACTGCTTGGTGGTGGAAGATTAAGAGATATAGAGAGAGGGTGTGAGGCGGGGGAAATGCAGCGGCGGCTGTGCTGCGAGTGAATCACACCGAGGCAGCGACAGCAGAGGAAGCGCTGCACCGCCGTGAAAAGGAGGGCAGCGGCGGTGATGGCGACGGCAGCGCTCAACGGAGAGGACAGCAGCAGCGCTGCGCGCGGCTGTGCAGAGAGAAACGAGGCAGTGGTGCCATGACAGAGACGAGAAAGAAGGAGAGAGCTGGAAGAAAGATGGGAACTTCAAATCCCATTTTGGATTTCACGTGAGGTGagaaaaagttgaagaaaCTATGTGCCTTGTTTATTTAAATGTTTCTGTGAATTAGTTTATAGATATGGGCCTATTGTTTTTAGTAAATGAGATGATTGAAGTTGATCTAGTGTTTGGGCCGAGTACATGGACGCCTTCACACACGTGTTTCGAGAACGCAATGGAACGCaggataaaattttatgcGAACGAGATGGGCTTTCTAACTAAAGTTTTACCATGGGCTtgtctttttttaaataagggcAATGCCCtaagtatattttatgtgaaaatgatgTGAATATTTGTCATGCCGTGTTTTGTTTTACTCTATGGAACCTATTTGATGTGGCTTTTGCCATCTATggataatcgaattcgggtctgactagggagtgagtccctactcaGGCTAGTGTATACTAAtggggatcgtgagccgtcTTTTGGatcggccggtctagtgacttggaatgtggcAACATTCCTTGTCATCAATGGATCAGATATGGTAGACATCTATGGGAAAATGACTGATCAGTCGAATTTTACAATGGAAACGATTTTAATGTCTCGGgcacgtttttttttttaagttaaacCCCGAGGGCACTCAATGGTGGCAGGTTAaatactttttataaaaaaaattcggcatgagtccactgagtgcatcaagtactcaacccttcatttctttttaaaaatgtgcaggttgagcggtgacgagcgcggtgggtgttgagcagaGCTGGTGAAGATTTGTCTTTGCTTTTAAATATTCTGAATAtattatgtcttcatacataatatgattcttctctcgaatgcttccgctgaatgttgtttcttttgagttcATGTATAAGTTGAGATAATATCATTTTGAGTTGTTGTTTGTCGAAATGATATTCTGATTTTATTCGAGCTATTTCCATTTATTTCGAGCAATggtgttgttgtgttgttttcccctttctttcaTGCTTCTTTAATCCTCCCTTAGTCGCGATTCACcatgttttctatccttagaaaaatGCGGGCGTGTGGGCATATCTAGGTATATTTACCTCTTCCTCCTGGAGATGTTCTTAGAATAGTTATGATATCAATTAGACaaattcatttgattttctattttgaccAACTACATGCTATAAGTCTATAACTATATATCGTGCCTCAAACACTCTTATCGTTTCtgaaaaatagttatttattttttaattttgcatcCATAAAGAATAGCCTAATTTCTTGTTATGTAAATTTTcacactattttttctctttatctgccacattttattttcctttctcAAACTTTAAAACTTGCGCAGTCCACCTAAGTTggaatatactccctccgtccggcattaggagtcccattcatggacggcacgggttttaagaaatgttaagaaaagtgggtggaaaaaagttagtggaatagggtcccacttgtatatattagttttaaatgaaatgtgagtggaatgagttagtggaaggtgggaccctattaccatttatggtaaaagtgaaccgggactcttattcgcggacggactaaaatggaaaaacgggactcttattcgcggacggagggagtataagttaGATTGCTTCCCTAAAATAAATCTACCATGTTTCGAGTTAGTCCCATcgacttttaatatttttcttaattctaaCCTTATTGTCTCAAACTATCAATCTATCCGTTTTTTAGTTACACTTTCCAAACCATACATGACAGTATCAATCGTGGATTATAATTAACTATACTGTTTTTCTTTACGTCAATCTCCAACCACTCGTTTAGTAGGCCCTTGAGGGTAATTTCAATTCTAATTTAGTAAATTGATACCCAAGTCATTTTCgtatatattctaatttctaCATATAAGGCTTTGACCCCAAATATCACGTGCTGGTCATATCAAAATCTCTTATTATATCACGATTCAAACACTTTAATCACTTTAATCGAACGAaacatgaaattgaaatactCAATGACAAAATTGTGACATGTGAGGTTGAATTGTCACATGGACAAACACCAACGTCCACACTCGCATTATGTATATATTGAAGTTTTACCGACGGTGGATCTTGAGTTAGATTCTATGTGATGAGTACTTAgaacttaattatatattaaacatacattaaaaataatgaattgatTATGGTAATAATTTTGTGGAGATTATATAACCAAATCCTGATTGAATAggttcatataaaaatatttatatggtCATTATAAAGATGATTCTCATTAAGAGTTATGATGCATGATAGCATTTCTTAATTGTTGTAATGGCATTATACAAATGGTGTGATTGCTAGAGATATATGATATATCGAAGATCCCGATTTTCGGATTCTCATATGATgattattgaatatttaaatgttaaatcacaaaattaattccaCACTAGAATGCAAAGAGATACCTAGGGGCATGCTCCTAAATATCCGAATATATCTGATCATGTTACTCcatcaataacaaaatatcACATATGTAATGAAAGTAGGAAGAATTCGAAATTCTCTTATAGTAGAGGGAATGATTTTTGTAGATTACTAATATTGTGATCtaattgtcttttttttttttctatatacatGTACTCCACTATTGATGGCAGCTTGGTTAGGGAGCCAGAGATCTAGACGTGTCTTCTCCTAATAGACTTTTGAGTTTTGACTCAATCAAATTAAgctaaatttaataaaagcGATATAAGTGTCATTATCATGGTCAAGATTGACTTATCGTTCATATCTAGATTACTGAAATcgaaaacttattttttaatctaattacTTTTATACTATGTTTCAGATATTCTGTGTCTATAGACAATTAAGCTTGTTGTTGCTCTCGCATCGCACCCATGCATCATGCATACAAGATGAGAAATTAAAGGAATACGTACAGGGGCGGAGCCCGAATTTCCATATAGGAGTGGCGAAAATATACACAAGGAAATTTTAAAGAGTAGAGGAGGGGCATTTTAAAGAGTAGAGGATGGGCATTTATGAAGacatttgaatatatttatgaatttcatgaccaaaatatactacatgcatgattttttttttggggggaggGGGGGTGGGGATTTGCCCGATACCACGTGGCTCCGCCACtgaattgaattgattttttaggtGGCAAATTACTTGAATAATTAAAGAGCTTCTGGATCTGACGTCTCAAGTAGTAAATAAAAACCGGAAAGACTCCTGAAGATTTACGTGAAACCTTTTACATAAAAACGATTTTACTACAGAAGAGGAAGCTGTTGTTAGAAAGGAGAATAAATGGGCTTTTGaataaactaattttcatgtttaatttgctttttggtgattatttttagtagtggtGGTACTATTTTTCAAACACATTTCCTCCAGTTTTATTGCATGCAACTacgtaaaattttaagaacgTAGTTTGCCACCTTTCATATCACATTCTCGTTACAACTTACACAACCATGGTCATTGAAGAGGCTGGAcataatgattaattaatctattGAAGGACTAAACATTTTAGAAATCCAACTATATTGGTACTAATAACGTGGGGGTCTCACTCTTCACTAACATTACTTTCATTaccctttcttttcttttctttttttctctcttattttatcaattatgcattaaaactcgagcataacaaaaaatttgtaGTACTCCTACTTTTCAGGAATggagagaataataaataactataattgtaatattaatcatgattcatactactattattattggtATTATTATGATATGAATTAagaatagtaataaaattaaagtaatataaatattactactattatgttAACTTATTCAGcaaatattaatgtaatttcaaaattatagaTAATTATTACATTAACTAGTTAATtgtatttaatcaataaatataaatttataattccaacaacttttatttatataattaggAATCATATTATCTGAAATCATATTTCAGAAAATCATAACCCCAAACAATGAGTACTATATACAGTTTGACGAACTACGTTACCTGACATCTCTCCAGTTTGTCTATACTCTGTTTTGGTTTGTGCATTTTCAATATATGGCGTCGGCGTCATCTAAGAAAGTTGTTTTGATCAGCAATGACGACAAGGCGTTCGAAGTAGATGAGGCTGTCGCTATGCTCTCGCTAACTGTGAAGAATTTAATTGAAGCCGGTTGCATCGTCGACGGTGGAATCCGGCTGCCTAATGTTGATTCGGCGACGCTGGCGAAGGTGCTCGTTTACTGCGACTGCGAATACCACGCTCCCgacccatattttttttatgatttcaaTTCCAAGTACGTGAAGAATATGATCGATGATATGAGCATGTTGTTTGCTGTGACTCGGGTAAGCATTTTAGATTATAactttttaattgtttattatgTACTACAAATTTCATCTAATCGAGATTCTCTAATCTAAAAGTTTCATCgtttaaatttgtttaattattagtagtatttgatttgattcagGCGGCAAATTACTTGAATATTGAAGGGCTTCTGGATGTGATGATTAAAGCTATAAGCAATACGATAGCCGGAAAGACTCCTGAAGAAATACGCCAAACCTTCTGCATCAAAAACGATTTTACtgcagaagaagaagctgCGGTTAGAGAAGAGATTAAATGGGCGTTGgaataaacaaattttcaactttaCTTTGCTTTTTCATTGTAATTACTATTTTCCAGAATGAATAATTGTCACCGTTCATCACATTCTCGTTACACCATCACGCTTGTTCTACAGATCGAGCCACCAACGAGATGCGTTGCTGATGCTCTTAGCCTTGATACTTAATTCATCTCTTGACAAAACTAATCTCGGCTACTTTTGGATCAATCTAATTCGGAATAATTGAAAATACCATCGTttgataatatataataaCACATATTTCAGGTGATCACTTAATTTATCGTCTAAAAAAAGTGAATACAACAAGCAGTTTTCTGTACAGAGATAATATTTGGTAATCAAAGAACAAAGCTGccaaaaactataaaaaaatccaaGCCACCACCAAAAAAAGCTCTCCAACTTGCCTCAAAAGTCAGAAGGGAGAAGAATGAACAACCTCACAACTTCCATTTAGATTGCTTACCCTACTAAATGGCATAAGAGCGGGTGCACACAGAGTCAAGAGCTTCGGACATCAGAGCAGAAAAGCTCGTCATAGCTTGAAAGACTCCGGGAAGCCCGGTTTGGATATTATTCAATGTCATTGCTCTGGTCACCTCCACTGCCTTGGAGTGTTTGCTCATCTCATCTTCCACTCGCCTCTGATATGTAGCGAGCTCTGCTTTCTTCTCTGCAAGCGGGTCTCTCGCGTCTAGCATCTCTCCGTTATCTGGCCTAGTGTCGGGAGGTCCAATGCCAACCATGGAGTAGGAGTGATAGTACTTCTTCTCGAGGTTTCTGATGGTGGAGGCCTTTCTATCGAGCTCCTTTGAAGCGGTTTCAGCTTGCTTCTTGATCTTCGCCTCCTCTGTTTGCTTCAACTGTATCGAATGCACCACGTTGTTGAAGCTTATGATGGCCTCGGAGGCAACTGTGTCGGGGACGCGTTCAAGGGCGAGCTTCCATTCGTCGAAGAAACCAAGAACCTCGGAGAGGGCATTAGCCGGCTCACCATGGACGGGGAGTAGGGTCAGTTTGAACCAGCCATGGAGGGCACGGACAAAATGGCGTTGGAACTTTATCAGACGGCAGAAGCTGGAGTGCCAACCTGATACAGCCAACTCGAGGTCGCGTGTGGCCTGCCGGTGCAGGTTAGAAGTCAACTCGACTTTGCCTGCGCTGTTGATGAGTCCCTGAACTTGCTGCACCACATCGTTCTGGAGAGCATGGAACCGATTCATCGATCTCCACATGTACATGAATCTGTATGCATGaaaattggttttaggattaACAGCCTTGCTTCAGACAAACTAAATGAATAGCTCTAACCTTATTTGAAGATAAAAAACAGATTCTTGAATCAATGGCTACTATGATACTATGATATCTCATCCTAACTGATATGATATGCTAACAAATATGTTAATGGTATAATTCACACTTCACTGTATCACAAAAGGCTCGAAAACAGACTGTATCAATGCAACAAGACTCCATATACCAGCAAGGTCCAATTCTATCATGCTTCGAAGAACATATAAACGAGAGACAACCAACGCAATAACCATTGTCATGTAGTAGTTCAAGTCGAGAAGAGGGTGAGTTAACAACAAAATGCTTCACTGAGTTAGCTAACCTATGCTAAGTTGTGCATAAGAttgatactagtattataGATGTGGGAGAGTGTTCACCCATGACAAAGATCAACAAGCTGCGGGATCAGATCAGAGTCCCGTAGTCCAACAATGGCAAAAGAGGTGGTTTGAACAGCCTGAGATGTCACCGCGATTAGAGATTGCAGCCTCTTTATTGAGGCCTTTGTTTTGTCCAATTTCGACTCCTCTTCACCGCGGTACTCCTGCCCCTGCAGTGCAGATAGCTTTTTCTCATGCTCGATTTTTGCTGCTTCACGAGCCTGCAATCGTGATCACACACATAAGATTTGAAATTCTGAAATAAGTAGACATGATATACAAGCTCATTATACCTTCACTTCCTGGTAGAGTTTCTTCTCCCAAGCCAAGAGGCGTTCCAGAGTGGAACACAAGCTCTTATTGCCACTGGAGAGCTCGACTGAGCTTGGCTCGAACCGGTATTTAACTGTCAACGGAGGCTTTGAAGTCCAGCTTGAGCTCAAGTTACTCAACATTCC harbors:
- the LOC125220915 gene encoding SKP1-like protein 11, producing the protein MASASSKKVVLISNDDKAFEVDEAVAMLSLTVKNLIEAGCIVDGGIRLPNVDSATLAKVLVYCDCEYHAPDPYFFYDFNSKYVKNMIDDMSMLFAVTRVIFDLIQAANYLNIEGLLDVMIKAISNTIAGKTPEEIRQTFCIKNDFTAEEEAAVREEIKWALE
- the LOC125217610 gene encoding nitrate regulatory gene2 protein-like gives rise to the protein MGCTPSKLHNEDTVRRCKDRRRLMKEAVYSRHHLAAAHSDYCRSLRMTGSALVAFAAGESFSISDNAPPVLLRTNPPSPSPSASFHPPPPMSTASSRHRKPPRRRRQPIKLPHILSDSSFTSSPPPNHNFTYNSRPNSTYSATPSQTSSIWDWENLYPPPSPPDSEFFDQLNPNVTPATENDDSSSSSSDDHHPSFIDNDKASRFARSSNRNPFDHSSPSRRSEINQSRKFTKNSGEETEREEVECSEWGDHDHDDYTSSSDEGEEADLKSRSDFGLRNEEAADSGSERVKAKSSKYWSKLDKISSEDDGKEGANSETRIVVRHRDLGEIAAALMEYFDKAASAGEQVTEMLEAGRDQLDRSFKQLRKRVYHSSGMLSNLSSSWTSKPPLTVKYRFEPSSVELSSGNKSLCSTLERLLAWEKKLYQEVKAREAAKIEHEKKLSALQGQEYRGEEESKLDKTKASIKRLQSLIAVTSQAVQTTSFAIVGLRDSDLIPQLVDLCHGFMYMWRSMNRFHALQNDVVQQVQGLINSAGKVELTSNLHRQATRDLELAVSGWHSSFCRLIKFQRHFVRALHGWFKLTLLPVHGEPANALSEVLGFFDEWKLALERVPDTVASEAIISFNNVVHSIQLKQTEEAKIKKQAETASKELDRKASTIRNLEKKYYHSYSMVGIGPPDTRPDNGEMLDARDPLAEKKAELATYQRRVEDEMSKHSKAVEVTRAMTLNNIQTGLPGVFQAMTSFSALMSEALDSVCTRSYAI